In Larimichthys crocea isolate SSNF unplaced genomic scaffold, L_crocea_2.0 scaffold533, whole genome shotgun sequence, a single window of DNA contains:
- the vgf gene encoding neurosecretory protein VGF produces the protein MIMIGYHSASSALTLLILLTGASLLHLSTPNLIITPVDVDKPHRNGLSEDGQGKDENQSLQKEEEEEELFKDVDPKTLAAVLLEALNHSQVERRREGEEHNGIEEDIKTESVEVEKEETYREVRMMEGADRDRDGRQELELLMAAQGKEEREEEEERKKAAEEEEKMTEKVTSHTTSQTVQVQTEQKPASPNGRVKNVEDAAPEQGPNSPEQGSNEEEEQLSPEELKSLETMMKEFPPLNTATKREGDSEKIQRESRGYSSYNNIIPVDKGSNLAMSKKKLKWQEETQKALHLPTLRGNFMNDFEDSNYAGSNAGMSQLSAEQEVMEDDEPDEEDEEDEEVLSPEEEEARAKAEQEEMRRQAAEAQRAKMEEEKLADIASDMLLRYMVKQNNGNKKYSSSLSNAVEDKRSNEEQEVTEEDDIDPQTIDKLIEISSKLHLPADDVVDIISDVEKKKKKDVPPEMTSHWQRPLTPLSSSFSSTNGFSSQVSTNQNSFPITKQPTPAVNLFKTWFQEKSPTKSQEPWSKFSKPLLTNQNLRPKPQKPLSIKQEYWVKSPKSVWTGYPFYPYTYPSYYQRKPYPEYPPIYFPPPPRPKPRYYVPKPAHTLNLLGNPVDGAYTFSPRRRYHNWVQPRLRKPPTGLQKPYYASYPLPLYPRTFQPVPIPKPRSPRRMPVVPPQQKQFYYSALAPAVTRNEDYYVAGKQPDSSNRDDLEKYIQQILLKRPQMLD, from the coding sequence ATGATCATGATTGGATACCACAGTGCCTCAAGTGCCCTTACCCTCCTGATCCTCCTGACAGGGGCTTCTCTCCTCCATCTATCCACCCCCAACCTGATCATCACTCCTGTGGATGTTGATAAGCCACACAGAAATGGTCTGTCAGAGGACGGGCAGGGAAAGGATGAGAATCAATCATtacagaaagaagaggaagaggaggagctctTTAAAGATGTGGATCCCAAAACACTGGCAGCAGTTTTACTGGAGGCACTGAATCACTCACAAGtagaaagaaggagggagggagaggagcataATGGGATAGAAGAAGATATAAAGACTGAGAGTGTGGAGGTTGAAAAAGAAGAGACATACAGAGAAGTGAGAATGATGGAAGGAGCAGACCGAGACAGAGATGGACGACAGGAGTTAGAGCTGCTGATGGCTGCacaggggaaggaggagagagaggaggaggaagagaggaagaaagctgcggaagaagaggagaagatgaCAGAGAAGGTGACCAGTCATACCACGAGCCAGACAGTTCAGGTCCAAACAGAGCAGAAGCCTGCTAGTCCAAATGGACGGGTAAAGAATGTGGAGGATGCTGCCCCAGAGCAAGGACCAAACAGCCCTGAACAAGGCAGcaatgaggaagaggagcagctcAGCCCCGAGGAGCTTAAGAGCCTCGAGACCATGATGAAGGAGTTTCCTCCATTGAACACAGCCACTAAGAGAGAGGGTGATTCAGAGAAaattcagagagagagcagaggttACAGTAGCTACAACAACATCATACCAGTCGACAAAGGCAGCAACCTTGCCATGTCCAAGAAGAAGCTGAAATGGCAAGAAGAGACGCAGAAAGCCCTGCACCTCCCAACGCTGAGGGGAAACTTTATGAATGACTTTGAGGACAGTAATTATGCTGGAAGTAATGCAGGAATGTCCCAGCTTTCAGCAGAGCAGGAGGTGATGGAAGACGATGAAccagatgaggaggatgaggaagatgaggaggtgTTGAgccctgaggaggaggaggctcgGGCTAAAGCTGAGCAGGAGGAGATGAGAAGGCAGGCGGCTGAAGCACAGAGAGccaagatggaggaggagaagttaGCCGACATCGCCTCAGACATGCTACTGCGCTACATGGTCAAACAGAACAATGGGAACAAGAAGTACAGCTCGTCTTTGTCCAATGCAGTGGAGGACAAGAGGTCCAATGAGGAACAAGAAGTGACAGAAGAGGACGATATTGATCCCCAGACCATTGACAAGTTGATTGAGATCTCCAGCAAGCTCCACCTCCCTGCTGATGATGTGGTGGATATCATCAGTGacgtggagaagaagaagaagaaagacgtGCCTCCTGAGATGACGTCTCACTGGCAGCGACCTCTCACTCCATTGTCTTCTTCATTCTCCTCCACCAATGGTTTCTCATCCCAGGTTTCAACCAATCAAAATAGTTTCCCCATTACTAAACAGCCCACTCCAGCTGTCAATCTCTTCAAAACATGGTTCCAGGAGAAGTCACCAACAAAGTCGCAGGAACCCTGGAGCAAATTTTCAAAGCCTCTGCTCACCAATCAAAATCTTCGCCCAAAACCTCAAAAGCCCTTGTCAATCAAGCAGGAATACTGGGTTAAATCACCCAAGTCTGTTTGGACTGGCTACCCTTTTTACCCCTACACATACCCATCTTACTACCAGAGGAAGCCCTACCCAGAATACCCCCCCATCTATTTCCCTCCTCCCCCCAGACCCAAACCCCGTTACTATGTCCCCAAACCCGCTCACACCCTTAACCTCCTGGGAAATCCCGTAGATGGGGCCTACACGTTTTCTCCTAGACGCCGTTACCACAACTGGGTCCAACCCCGGCTGAGAAaaccccccacaggactccagAAGCCTTATTATGCCAGCTACCCCCTCCCACTGTACCCCCGGACATTTCAGCCGGTACCCATCCCTAAACCACGTTCTCCTCGCCGAATGCCTGTGGTCCCTCCTCAACAGAAGCAGTTTTATTACTCAGCCCTGGCGCCTGCAGTAACAAGAAATGAAGATTATTATGTGGCTGGAAAGCAGCCAGACAGCAGTAACCGTGACGATCTGGAGAAATACATACAGCAGATACTCTTGAAGAGACCACAGATGTTGGACTGA
- the snapc2 gene encoding snRNA-activating protein complex subunit 2 isoform X2: MKPPPRKRSKPRSLSPVPESRRPARNVKQDSNLDRAEQRRLLNGLKRLGRTSGGNRDIDYDSLIKSVPSRSMSEIQAVVESLKNKVISCARSKLKKNRYEEKKIRKPIEVWTRLASALAGTHEESISSAFSQMLIVSSTEPRTLRNCDPPKTYRPVGRRPAQGERPGTSTTQPVQTAPSSAASSCSATSSGSTPAAAVQLGNTSSVESVDFEKLYRYLGLIHKPDNECQLTPMESAILLDLLMSLQEELPHLDCNKLHKHLIQVHKQLSSPADSKAAKELFRDLKDGLGAQRAAPSGPDSTNQQNTAGTADDSDVTVKLQPDEAESQSSKNNNTLSQSEDEDVMGRCPPLNPFMIPLKLLMRTDTH, translated from the exons ATGAAGCCGCCTCCGCGTAAACGAAGTAAACCTCGCAGCCTGAGTCCTGTACCAGAATCGCGGCGTCCAGCTCGTAACGTTAAACAAGACTCGAATTTGGACCGAGCGGAGCAGAGGAGGCTCCTGAACGGCCTGAAGAGACTCGGCAGGACCAGTGGCGGGAACCGAGACATCGACTACGATTCGCTGATAAAGAGCGTGCCCTCTCGGTCCATGTCAGAG ATTCAGGCTGTGGTGGAGTCTCTGAAGAACAAAGTGATCTCCTGTGCGAGATCCAAGCTGAAGAAGAACAGATATGAGGAGAAGAAGATCCGAAAGCCCATCGAAGTGTGGACACGCTTGGCTTCAGCTCTGGCTGGAACACACGAAGAATCCATTTCCAGTGCTTTTTCTCAG ATGCTGATCGTCTCATCCACAGAGCCTCGCACCCTGAGGAACTGCGACCCTCCAAAGACCTACAGACCTGTTGGTCGCAGACCAGCGCAAG GTGAGCGCCCTGGCACCAGCACAACCCAGCCTGTCCAG ACCGCACCatcctctgctgcctcttccTGTTCTGCCACCTCCAGCGGCTCCACGCCAGCCGCAGCAGTTCAGTTGGGTAACACCAGCAGTGTGGAGAGCGTGGACTTTGAGAAGCTCTATCGTTACCTGGGTCTCATCCACAAGCCCGATAATGAGTGTCAGCTCACCCCCATGG AGAGTGCTATCCTGTTGGACCTGTTGATGTCTCTCCAGGAGGAGCTTCCCCATCTGGACTGCAACAAACTGCACAAACATCTGATCCAG GTGCACAAACAGCTCTCATCCCCGGCTGACTCCAAGGCTGCAAAAGAACTGTTTAGAGACCTGAAGGATGGACTCGGTGCTCAGAGAGCGGCTCCGAGTGGTCCAGACAGCACCAATCAGCAGAACACTGCTGGGACTGCTGatgacagtgatgtcacagtgaagctgcagccagaTGAAGCTGAGAGCCAGTCATCAAAGAACAATAATacactcagccaatcagaggacgAAGATGTGATGGGGCGCTGCCCCCCCCTTAACCCTTTTATGATACCACTGAAACTGCTGATGCgcactgatacacactga
- the snapc2 gene encoding snRNA-activating protein complex subunit 2 isoform X1 encodes MKPPPRKRSKPRSLSPVPESRRPARNVKQDSNLDRAEQRRLLNGLKRLGRTSGGNRDIDYDSLIKSVPSRSMSEIQAVVESLKNKVISCARSKLKKNRYEEKKIRKPIEVWTRLASALAGTHEESISSAFSQMLIVSSTEPRTLRNCDPPKTYRPVGRRPAQGERPGTSTTQPVQVAKTPAPTMGPADRAPNSKIPGTSPAATSTHLSAVPALQTAPSSAASSCSATSSGSTPAAAVQLGNTSSVESVDFEKLYRYLGLIHKPDNECQLTPMESAILLDLLMSLQEELPHLDCNKLHKHLIQVHKQLSSPADSKAAKELFRDLKDGLGAQRAAPSGPDSTNQQNTAGTADDSDVTVKLQPDEAESQSSKNNNTLSQSEDEDVMGRCPPLNPFMIPLKLLMRTDTH; translated from the exons ATGAAGCCGCCTCCGCGTAAACGAAGTAAACCTCGCAGCCTGAGTCCTGTACCAGAATCGCGGCGTCCAGCTCGTAACGTTAAACAAGACTCGAATTTGGACCGAGCGGAGCAGAGGAGGCTCCTGAACGGCCTGAAGAGACTCGGCAGGACCAGTGGCGGGAACCGAGACATCGACTACGATTCGCTGATAAAGAGCGTGCCCTCTCGGTCCATGTCAGAG ATTCAGGCTGTGGTGGAGTCTCTGAAGAACAAAGTGATCTCCTGTGCGAGATCCAAGCTGAAGAAGAACAGATATGAGGAGAAGAAGATCCGAAAGCCCATCGAAGTGTGGACACGCTTGGCTTCAGCTCTGGCTGGAACACACGAAGAATCCATTTCCAGTGCTTTTTCTCAG ATGCTGATCGTCTCATCCACAGAGCCTCGCACCCTGAGGAACTGCGACCCTCCAAAGACCTACAGACCTGTTGGTCGCAGACCAGCGCAAG GTGAGCGCCCTGGCACCAGCACAACCCAGCCTGTCCAGGTAGCCAAGACTCCAGCACCCACCATGGGCCCAGCAGACAGAGCACCAAACAGCAAAATCCCTGGAACCTCACCTGCGGCCACCTCCACCCATTTGTCTGCTGTCCCCGCTTTACAGACCGCACCatcctctgctgcctcttccTGTTCTGCCACCTCCAGCGGCTCCACGCCAGCCGCAGCAGTTCAGTTGGGTAACACCAGCAGTGTGGAGAGCGTGGACTTTGAGAAGCTCTATCGTTACCTGGGTCTCATCCACAAGCCCGATAATGAGTGTCAGCTCACCCCCATGG AGAGTGCTATCCTGTTGGACCTGTTGATGTCTCTCCAGGAGGAGCTTCCCCATCTGGACTGCAACAAACTGCACAAACATCTGATCCAG GTGCACAAACAGCTCTCATCCCCGGCTGACTCCAAGGCTGCAAAAGAACTGTTTAGAGACCTGAAGGATGGACTCGGTGCTCAGAGAGCGGCTCCGAGTGGTCCAGACAGCACCAATCAGCAGAACACTGCTGGGACTGCTGatgacagtgatgtcacagtgaagctgcagccagaTGAAGCTGAGAGCCAGTCATCAAAGAACAATAATacactcagccaatcagaggacgAAGATGTGATGGGGCGCTGCCCCCCCCTTAACCCTTTTATGATACCACTGAAACTGCTGATGCgcactgatacacactga